DNA sequence from the Montipora capricornis isolate CH-2021 unplaced genomic scaffold, ASM3666992v2 scaffold_421, whole genome shotgun sequence genome:
ATCGTGTTAATGATCGATGAATAGATGGTCATTTatataaaaagaaagaaaaaactaacCAAGCCCAGCATGGCAGTGTACTGCTGcctaaaatatgaaaaaaaaggcATGAATGTGATGAAACCAAAATCTGAAACAATGGAACATGAGAAAAATCATGGTCAAAATATTCTACAACACGAATGAATTTAGAGCACAAAATACATTTACTGAGTGTATAGTAAAACGTTGTGAGTTTCAGGCCTAATTCCTCTTGGAGCATTGTCTACTAAGCAAGTTTTCAACTGAGTTTAAATAGAATACATACCTTGCCGTTTGTTAGAGCAAATGACATAACCTTACCATGTCCAAAATGGATTCTAAGGATCTTACACCATAATCATTCCTATCAGACACAATACCATATTGTAAAATATTAATTCTTTTGTAGAAAGGCAAAAAAGTCATGTGCCACAGCCATAATTTTTGGCAAACGGCATGGACAGTCCATACCACAACTTCACAAAAATTTAGCAAAACGATCAAGAAATCATAGAACAGTCAATTATGGCATATTTGATAGGAGTCCTGCATGCCTTGTTAGTACTGTAAACGCAATCCCCTCACTCCAAAAGGACTTTATTGGAAACATACTACATTAACAAGGTTAACCGCATGCTAGGGTAGTTTTTCTCCAAGCTAATGGCTTCTGTGGCGTTCTCATTTCCTACATTGGTATCCCAGGCAACAGAGTCAGGGGAAAAGACGTCCCCAAGACCTTACAGTTAGTGAGCAAGGTGTAAGGTCTAAGGTCAGTGTTTTTTTCATGCACTGTTCTGTTCGGTTTTGCTTAAATGATGCATACATTGCCATTCTTTTGTAATAATGTCTCATAATATTACTGATTTACAGTATGTTTCAATGGTGATGTACCATGCAGTCTACAGGAGAAACCAATAACGCTTTAGAGACCTAATGTTTAACATGATACaagtttttgaaacaaaagaatatgcTTAAGTTGTCAGTCTTAAGATTGCACAGTCATCCATCTGACCTGGTTTTTGGGTATAAAAACCCCTCCAGTTGACCTCCTAAAACATGCTTCAGAAAGTGGAAGGAGATTGTGCCAAGGAGAGTAGGCACAGGGGCACAGATATGGTTCACACTGCTCTTGGTGGAACATGGACATCATGGCATGATCTGAGGTTTGAGGGTCATCCAGTTTTCAGGAGTACGCCCACATGTACTACCCAGGAATGATTTGGTGAATGAACAAAGGTGACAGAGTGGCCTGTGCCGTTTACTCATGCCCTTCTCATGTATTGACAAAGGCATCACATCATGTCTAATGGGGTGTATTCACTAGACTAGACTTCCTTGCTCTTGCAAAGTATGACAATCTCTCATCTCTTGTAGCATGGATCCTTCTATTCAACACTGGCAAAGGACTTCATGCAGTGGCGACATGTGAGTGTTCTGGCAGCAGTTTATAAAATTCAGTGGGATACCATTATTGCCAACCAGGTTCATTGTCACAGGTTCAGCAATCAATAATCTTCCAGTATTCTTCTCGAATAAGTTGAGAAGCCTGTCACCTCAATTAATTTGCAGAGCATGACTTCTGGGCTGATATGCATGTAACAGCCATGTTGTTTCCATAGTGAAGCTCTGAGTTGAGCATCACTATGAGGAAGCTCATAGtcaggagcaaggatggcataGTCGATTAGTGCGTGgtcttggtgcaagaggtcctgagctCAATCTCCGGATCTCACATCcacgtttcgacttctttcctttcagtgtagcttaagtagtACCTTTAAATACCATAAAACAGAGCCCTGAtggtgagggggggggggggggggggtagtagAATGAGCACACCATTGACCTCAAGTTTGTCAGCTGAATTTAATACTGTTATGAGTTATCAACATAAAATATGGTCTCTCAACCCATTTCTCCGCCGCAATGTCTTTGTTAATTACCCCTTCCTCACTAAGCCATTGGTTGGTGTGGTTGTGGACGTGTAGGAAACGCACAAGGAAAGGTTGGAATTCAAAGGCCtgagagaaaaaggaaaagagctGAGTGTATCACTGCTAAGAGATATTAGTGGGAGCTGGCCGAAAAAACAAAATCCCTTTGTCAGCTGCTGCCAGAAGAAGACGCAACGAAGAGATAAGGGAGGTAAGTTTAAGCAATGTGAAAAGAGACATGTCAAAGAGAGAGACGCGAAAGCTTAAAGAGAACTGAAGAGGCAGAGGAGACGTAGGATCTGAGGTGTGGAGAAGATGACATGGAAATTGCTGTTGGTTTGTTGAAGAACTGATCTGAACTGCTGGTTTGTTAAAGAACTGAACTGTTAGGCAGCTTAGTTTACTTAAATAATTAGTGTGTAGAAAAGTATTATTGTCTGGCACTGTTCAATAAGGTTATTAGAAACTGAATTATAGTAGTTTAAGGCCATTACATAAATTTACTCTAGTAGTAAGTTTACAATCAGTATTTCTTAAGTATTTTATCCTTGAAATCTTGTAGCTTATTAATAAAATAGTCATTAACATTTTAGGTATATGTTCTGTCTTGCGAGCTAGTTGACGAGAAGGGGTTTCTGTGTGTTTCTATCTATTTTccatttgtcttttcttttttccttgtgtCGCAGCACCAAGGAAAAACGCATGTCACACAAACACAAGGCCAACACATCGCAGCCACATCACTGACATTTCGCGGGAAACGAAGCCAACACACTGCTCAACGTGTGACATGTATTTTGATAGTAGGCGTGAGCCGGCTGTCAGTCGACTGTTGGCCAATGTTGGTCAATGTGACTGCCAATGCATTGGTTGCAATCAAATTCATTGCCGTTACCAGACTATGGGCACCAAAACAACATTATAAAGGCTCAGCCTCCCAAGGTTATAACCCCTGAACACCTTTGCCATGGGTGTGTATGTTCCAGGCTGTTAGTAAAGAATGGGGTTTAAGCAAGGAACATTCTGCATTCAAGTCAAGCGCCTTGACTACTGGGACACACCACCAAGGTCAAATCGTAATGCTACTAAgggcactttccatttgacagaagtGACCGGCGAGACAGGGCATTTGgcaggactaactctacaacgccttcaaattaacacgcTTCAATGATGATATACGCTCCTCTGGAAGAATACGGGAGACTatcatgcaagttttccttcaaattgttgcgtGTTCTTCAGagatgtccagaaatgcacataattagatgtatgctgatttcaataagcgtcacgaagtgtccccttgctcttctccccaatttcaacatcactcatgtctcGGAATAGGGACAAAAAATGTcataaagtgtcccccaaatgctgctctttaagtaaagattaactcctgcatttaccctaagctaaaaataatgctaacctttatccttaccttgttgttgaaaaaAGGTAGCAATTGcctagacttaaagggacacttcgtgtcggatgtcaaaattagacgtgcatctaattaggtgcatttctggacataaggtgttctttgcaaactgacgggtctggccggccagttctgataAAAGGAAAGTGCCCTAAAAATTatatgaaagagagaaatgatcgttgcacttatctggacaatttaagcaattttctaTTATAGCAACTAAAAAATTCAGGTTCAGGTGCTAGAGGAGACAATTTAATTGCTTGAATTATTGTGGCACTCATCAGATAAAATGGCCAAGCTAAGGGGGAGTCCGGTACAACATACACTGGTATACAAAAATATCCATGCATGCagaattccaaaaaaaaataataataaacagagACTATTGCATGGCAATGGGAGTCTTGCATCTGTTCAGACGGAATTTGTTTGCATGTCTACAAGAAGACACAAGTTCATTACGCTTGTTCAAGGTCACAAGGTCAGGTCTACAGATAACGATGAAATAATGAATGATTATGGCGCTTGTAGAAATTTGCAGGAATCCACGTGCTTGTAGGAATCCATGCAGAACTGCAGGAATCCCACAATAGTAACACAATTAGATAATGTTGAATGATCATTTACAGGTTGCTTTTTCCAGTTTATTAGCCAAAGCTATCATCAATTAAGCCTGGTTCTAACTATTGACAACAGCAGAAGGACAAGTATTAGACTCTTTGCTtctcaactgagtggcttcatagatcaGTTGATAACAGGACTgcaccttgcacattttcgcgtCGTTTGCAAgaaattttcaaagattgactcctgcttctgtgatgttgtgcttatcctctaaagccctttatccttgaacaacaaaacaggttagtttgaggtttacatgttcgattttctgagaactttttcgaaactcaaggacaaattgcccgcatatacaacaactgctgaaccacaaaaccattaagcgcttgaggccctgatttttttgtgtatccacatttccagaaatcgaagaatacaagattagtgtcccatgaacatttaacaaagaaattattaagaaattgctttttttgccatcaaaaatggggggtcgacttatacacgggtacaTACAGTagatcgtgggttcaaatccctgGGCCATTAAAGTCACCTGAATTCTTCCGGTGTGTATtaaagaaacaattgcttaaattgtctagttaGTTCGATCACTTCTCCAATTGACCTCTAAACCCTGGAATGTAATTTGTACGGTGTGAGCGAACCTTGATCATTGTTGGGAGTGTTTAGTTTTGAGTGTGGATATTCCCGAAAACAGTGGTCCTTCGAGCCGGATATTAGGGATGTGTAAGCAGAGTGTTGACAAACCAGAATTATTGAACGTTTCGAAGGACGAAAGGAAGGTTGCTCACTATGGCTGAAAAGGTGAAGGCAAACGTTGAAAAGAAGACGCGGATTAGGGACGGTCAGCGAAACATCGCTAAAAGGTTACTAGACCAAGTGAAGCAAAGACTTAAAGCGATGGAAGTGGAGTCTCAGACAGGCAGTGGGGTAAGGAGTCCATACAAGCCCTTGAGGAGAAGGTAGAGGCGCTGAAGAAACTGGATAATCAAATCCTAGACTTGATTGGAGGTTTAGAGTCCGAGGATCTGGACATTTTAATAGAAAGAGAGATCGAGGAAAGCGATCACTTCAGAGGAGAGCTGAACCAAGTTGTATTGCGACCGGAGTACCGGTAGGTTCTGAAGCGATTACTGGAGCGTCGTCTCAAAACGAGAACCCACAGTCCACGAATCCTGAGCATAACATGAAAGCCAAGCCTCAGAAGCTCGAAGCGGGGTTTGCGCTGACCGTGGTAAACTATGACGCCGCAGTCCAAGCTCTGAAGAAACGCTATGGAAAGGAGATAGCAATCCAGCAAGCGCAGGTAAAACGATTTACTCAACCTGCCGCCAGTTTACAGTGATCGAGACTTTACTTGCCTGAGGAAATTGTTTGACGAGTGCGAGTCACATTTCAGGGGATTGAAGGCCCTCGGAGTGGAAGTTCCTGCCATTATGCAGAAATTGCCGGAGAGCTTTCAACTGACGATCACAAGAGGAGAGGAGTTTTTAACCTGGTCGATGGAGCAAATGTTGCAGGCCGTTTTAAAGGAGCTGGAACTGAGAGAGGATCATTTTTATGCAATGACCTCCTCGAAAactttgcattataatagactTGATGGGAAGGACAATCGAGCAAAGGGCACGACAGCCAACGCCTTGTTCACAAAGCAAGAACATGGGAATTGTGCCTCCTGTTTGGGCAAGCATGCCGACAAGAACTGTCAGAGAGTTAAAGATCCAATGGAAAGTAAGagtattgttttaaatttgcGAGATGTTTTAAATGTATGAAAAAGGGCCACCGAGCCCAAGAATGTGAGGCATTTGATGTATTATGTAACAAGTGTGGCCAAGTGGGTCACCACGTTTCTTTGTGTGATGTTAAGATAGTGCAATCagtgcaaaacaaaactcagATTGCTACTACCGGTAGTCCTAATAGGTTACATGTAGGTATGGGTGGACGAGTTGCGTTGCAAACCGTGTGCGCAGTTATCTATGGGGAAGGCGAGCCGTACAGGGTAAGGGTGTTGTTTGACGCCAGTAGCCATCGTTCTTTGATTACTTCCAAAGCTGCCCAACGCATGCAGCTTGCCAGTATCCGGCAAGAATGGCTAGGAATCAGTACCTTTGGCCAGCGTTCTAAGGACATGCGTCTTAAGAGATGTCGCGGAAGTAAAGGTAAGCCCAGTTGGTGGCCAAAAGGTTATCCCCATCAAAGGGTATGTAGTACCAGAAATTTCCAGCATCCAAAACGGTCATGTGGAATTTGTAAAGGGGGGGTATCCCCACGTTAAGGACTTGTGGTTTTCGGACATGTGTGTGGGAATGGAGGAGCTAGAAATTGACATTTTGATCAGTGCAGATTGCCTGTGGAGCTTTCAGAAAGATTGTACAATCAGGGGTGCCTCGACGAACCAGTTGCTGTGGAAACTGAATTAGGTTGGGTTCTGTCAGGTCTAATGAAGAGCCAGTCAAGTGACCCAGAACCTGTACAAATCAACCTAGTGCAAAGTGAGGACAAGATGTTGATGTGAACCCAATGTGGGCGCTGGAAACCATAGGAATCAAGGAGCCAAGCAGTGGGGTATATCAAGAATGTAGAGACAGCATCTCCTTTGATGGGCAACCATACTCGGTGAAGCTCCCCTGGAAAGAAGGCCACCCAGATTTTCCAACCAATTATACCAAAAGCTTGCGTCATCTTAAAAACCAAGTAGCAAGACTGCAAAGGGAACCTGAAATTCTCGCAGAATATGCAGTTATAATTGAGGAACAACTTCATACAGGAGTAATAGAGAGAGTTGTTGAGTTAGAAGCGGCTCCAAAATTACATTACCTGACACTTCCAGCCGTGGTGAGGAAAGAGGCCACGACAATGAAGGTAAAGATCGTCTACAATGCTTCGTCAAAGTCAACTAAGACAGGCACCTCTTTAAATGATTATTGCATGTGGGTCTGTCATTAAACCCGTtactgtttgacattttgttgtGGTTTTGTGAGAACAGAGTTGCTCTCCTGGGGGACATACAGAAGGCTTTTCTTAAGAAAGAAAACCCACAGGACATTTCAAAGATTGTGGTTTATCGATTTTGTTGTGTTGTCTTTGGATTAAATGCGTCTCCCTTTTTGCTGAATGCAACCTTGGCGCATCACATTTCGAACTTTATCACAGTTGACCCAAAGTTTGTGAAGAAATTGATTGATTCATTCTACTTGGATGATTTTGTGGGGGGCAGAACCTCGTCGAGTGAAGTTGCCAATTTGCATAGTAAAACAGTCAATCGCATGGCAGACGGGGGATTCAAGCTCAGAAAATGGCTGACCAATGACTCAAGTGTCAGAGAGAGAATCAAAAAAGATCTGATCGATGATGTGAAACGCGACCCAGTGTCAGCTGAAAATGTCACATGCACAGTCATCTCTAGGCCTGAAGATTTGAAGTTACAGCCAAAAGGTACTGGGTCTGTCGTGGAATTTTGAGCAAGATATGATAACCCTCGAATTGACCGTAACTGCCAAGCGCGCAAAAGATTTACCTGCAACCAAACGAAACACGCTGCGACTCTTGGCTGGGATCTTTGACCCTCTGGGAATGATTGGTCCCATAACAATAACAGCGAAGATTTTGTTTCAGGAAGCATGCTGCCAAAAGATCAATTGGGATGACCCACTTGATGTAAATGGTTTCAGTTAATTGCTTTTGAACGTAACATGTGccatgtgtttttaggagatGGGAATATGACATGTACTTATCATATGCGAATAATTGATATCTTATACCTTTAAGTGCCAAAACAGAAAAGAGAGTTGATGTTAGTTGGAATGTATGTACGGTATGAGCGAACCTTGATCATTGTTGGGAATTAAGAAGGATATACAGTCTAAGTTTCGAGGGTTTAATTTTGTGTGGATATTCCAGAACACGTCTCCCAAAATCTGGCAGATTCACCAAATAAGTGTTAGGGGAGGGGAAGCAGTGTAGGCCTTTGTCATCTCatgtgggaatataacatcgcctcttttgacctttttgagtCTTTACATTTAAGGTAAAGATTATTCATTTTACGCCAAAATCTGGGAGATTCACCAGATGTGTGTTGAGGGAGGAGTGGCAGTGTAGGGCTTGTCATCAATCAGCACAcatttgattttgtggccagacaACCATCAAAAAACCATTTCACGGCAAACTATTTTATGTACTACCCATGTAAAAATtggacgtgaaaggcaaaaaggtgtggtcaaatcgatcggcAGCAATAGAAAATATACTCATGTTGTTTGAAGTTACACGGTGTGAAGGTCTGGGACCAGATCAACAAAGAATGCTAAaagtttgcgacaattttaaagaaaagaaggttttgtcatgcaagaaaacaagcaaaacacTTATCCATAGGATCAGCGATCAGCCGTGTCATGTTTTATACTTATGTAGAGTATCAacctcaaatcaaactgtaaAACTGCAGGTAACTTATTTTGTTCCTTACTTTTCATTTATCTTTCGAATGTTAAGCAAAGTCATTCCCAAGTCGAAAGCTTGTACTGCGAGTAGACAGTTTTGagttatttatatttcaacaacttcatgTAAAGTCTTGATCAAAAACGATTTCCTAAAACATAAGCAAGCCAATATTAACGTTGAAAGCCAACGTTTCGGCGTCATCATGACACCATTCTCAAGGCAAAGTGAGTAAGTAATGCGAAGATTAGATTTTTATAGTCTCTACAAATTAGCATAATAACAAAGGATTACAAGTTCTTCGAGTGAATACCTTTTCGTGAATTGAGTCCGTTTGCACGTTAAGGGATGGTTTAAGTTTTCttataaaaagcatctcatTAATTAGGCAATTAAATTTATTAGAACAGTTAGTAAGCACGTGAAATTGTTCTAAAAGACAAGGTGGTACATTCCCTAAGATAATGTTTACAAATTGACGACGATTTTATTTGTGTCCATCAACATGTTCGTGGAGCTGACTGCGAGTGTAACCAACATatcctgcatcgcacaggttaTATTGAAACTTTATAAACTAAACATTGTTGGTCAACAACGGCTGGCTTGACTTCTCGAACTTAAAAGGTCTTCATTGAGTTTTCAGCTGATGAACACGGGTTGAATTGTGGTCCCGATTTTTGAGCTGAGGTTTCTGAGACGTTTTTTCACGACCTAAGCAGAGACCTGATCTTTAAATGGTATGATAATTCTGATGGGGTGTGTAGTCGTGTCGGTTGATGGAATGTGCTGCTGGCCTGCTACCTTGGAATCTACGAATTGCTTGACAGCCACATAGAATAAGTGCCTCGGGTACTTAAGGTTTAAGAATACTGTCTCAAGCCGAACGCATCCTTGTGAGAAGTAAGACCAGTCAGAAGATATGCGGTAAGCTCGATCTAACATGGTGGTAATTAGACTGCGCTTGTACCGATTATCCTTGTGGCTTTGGTAGTGGAGTAAAAGGCCCGTATTAGTTGGTTTTACACAGACCTTGGTCTTGATTCTGGGAGCTAAGTTTAACAATTCAACACCGATGAAAGGAAGCGAGGCATTCCGCTCCACCTCCATAGTAAACTTTGCTGATGCGTGGCAGTGGTTTAGGGTGTCAAGAAGAATTCCGGCTGATGCTATATCGGGCATAACAGTAAaggtgtcatccacatatcggCTATAATAGGAGGGCAATTTGCTATCTTGATCAAGTTTATCTTCAATGGAGCACATAAAGACGTTGGCGAGCAGAGGACCAAGAGGAGATCCCATTGCGACACCATCTGTTTGCTCATAGAGATTTCCATTGAACTGAAAGAGTTGGTTCTTAGTGGCTGCATTGAGTACTTCAATTAGCTGGTCTCTGGATAAGTTCAGATCATGGGTCTTGTAAAACGAGTCATCATGGAAAGCCTTGTCAGCTAAAATCTGGATAGTTTCATCTATTGGTACATTGGTAAATAAAGAGGTGACTTCGTAGGATACTAGAATATCACCTCCGTTGATCTCAAGGCTTTCTACTTCATTGACAAACTCAAAAGTGTCTTTGACCGTGTACTGCTTGCATGAGAGTGGTTTCAATTTCTCATCCAGCCACTTAGCCAATGCATAGTTGTAAGTATGTGTAGCAGAGAGAATTGGGCGCATAGCAAGTTGTTCCTTATGCATATTTGGTACTGCGAGTCTAGAACCTTTGGGACGGATGGAGTCAGCAATGGGCTTGGGTAGTACTTTAGATATGACAGCACTAATTCGCCTTTCCCGTTGTAAAAGCGGATGATAATATTTCACTGGCCTTCCTCTTGGTTTGGGTCTCTCTGTATCAACTGGTCTAAATTTTCTAGTGTCATTGATAGAGGCTTCAGATAGCGGGGTGTAGATATTTGGATTTGGTCGATTACAACAACTCCGAAACCCTTATCTGGCTTTGTAACAACTATGTCGTCCCGATTTCTCAGCTCCTCGATGTAGTGTTTGGTGTGTTGTTTTATCATAGTGTATGTGCGGtagaagcaaattttgctttactaacgaaatcatcttttttgtgaACGGCAATCGCCGCTCGACATCAAAAGGTCTTGGCAGTAACCAAAGCTCTTTGTTTACATGTAGTTTGACTGCTTTTGTGGGAATTAATCTTCTATGGGAATATAACAGCTCTcttgacctttttgatacttacattgcaaggtaaagattatttatttaaaagatGCCTTGTCAAATAAATACACCTTTGACCACTGCAGGATCAAAATATAATGAAAATTCTACCCCAGTGGGAAATGTTTGTCGAGGGGTGCCATGTGATCAGCCTGAACAAGGGTTTTTCTCCTGAATGACTGTAAGGAgtaagagaagagagaccctgggaacgaggttgaagtTGCCTGCTCTATGGCTGGTCATTGTCTGAAATCAAGTACGTCGTAACAGACTCCCTCAATAGCTTGGTCGTTTTATCTGATGAGTTCCGCAAATATTGTGTGGTACGATACTACCtagtaataaaatgccaagtcGAATCTTCAGCTGTTCAGACTACCTTGATTACATAAATGCTCTAGTTCTTTTAAAGAGCACTCCGTCAACAGGTGTCTTACTCAACTGATATTAACTCTGTATTGTTATTAAATACATGTAAGGGGTCTTGAGAACAGCAGATGAGAAATAATAAATTTTTCCACAGGTTTTGACATAATTAGGGAGCGTTCACAAAAACTTGTTGGggtggggaagggggagggggcagGGCTTGGaatttaacgaaaaaatccagtcgcatttttgTGACAAGACACGAAAATTTACTTGCTAAATCGtcacgctgcattgtgttgtcagcggtttagtgaaacaaaatatgagcctacaatacttgtgtgtaagaAACTGCTGAAATTGGAGGATGATCAAAGAATGGAGTGGGGCACATTAGCTAAATTAcactacaattacgctatcttcagattgaaaaagTAGCAACTGCcaacccttttgttttgaaagagcgagggggggggggggaacaagttgcaaattggcgacttctccagatattttagtcgcaaatgcgactgtattggtcccaatttcaagccctgggcCCGGGGACTGACAAGGCATTTTCTACTTTCTGAAAAATTCGGAGGAGCCCTACTTGCTGCATTAAACATTTTCAGGGACCCCCTTTTAGTATCCCTAAAATCTGAGACCCCCCTACAGTACCTCGTGCCTTTGGCGCTAACAAGGCATTTCTACTTTCTAAAAAATTCGGAGGAGCCCTACTTCCTGCACTAAACATTTTCAGGGACCCCCTATTAGTATCCCTAAAATCTGAGACCCCCCTACAGTACCTCGTGCCTTTGGCGCTAACAAGGCACCTTGGTGCGCAGTAACGTATTGTGACCTTTCGGCGTCACGCTTTTGCATCAATTTAACAACCGATAGGCTTGTCAGAGGAAGAAACAAGTGATTCTGGGCCcaggttcttttttttcttgagcGCCTTTTAGGTTGTGCCATGTATCATGGTTAGCGCTCCTGTATGTGGAACAAATTACCTAAGGACATCAAGTGTAGTCCTACACTGTAGTATTGcgatttttactgggttgccaacccagtcggaatctgtctttaatttcgtcgtttttttatttttcgttttcttttttttttttttatttttttccgtgtcggtaaaagtcctgcctgtcactcccctgctaagtggtgtctttgtgcatagagccttctacgcgtattttcttaggatcgagagggtagtgggaaatgcgtagatttctctggtggacacagtagaacgattaacttaaccggcaatggcgtcgaaagtcatgtaacgcgaatggcgttttaggggatctttgaacaaaatgtaccctaatgaagctcaataatggcaagcgaattggatactggacaggacaggcggtcgaatgttagaagcgacgagtaatggacttcgacaacaatctgtcgcccgtcgagccgtaatcaaagtgagcagtcttcctaacattttgccaagcgtggtgttttgtacaacactcaaaccaaatgaacagttctctggtaactcagtgtgGGTTCAACAGAGACAgataaggaatccatatagtggatctgttatctcagttgtctcgctatttgtcagatttgtatttacctgttctcaactctgcacagtcttccagtataacaattggaaatttcactaataagtcattgacgtgaatggcgttttagtggatctttaaacaaaatataccctcatggagctcaagaatggatcgtcaattgtatgagcaagacagcgctgaaaaataaatatctggat
Encoded proteins:
- the LOC138035552 gene encoding uncharacterized protein, which translates into the protein MHKEQLAMRPILSATHTYNYALAKWLDEKLKPLSCKQYTVKDTFEFVNEVESLEINGGDILVSYEVTSLFTNVPIDETIQILADKAFHDDSFYKTHDLNLSRDQLIEVLNAATKNQLFQFNGNLYEQTDGVAMGSPLGPLLANVFMCSIEDKLDQDSKLPSYYSRYVDDTFTVMPDIASAGILLDTLNHCHASAKFTMEVERNASLPFIGVELLNLAPRIKTKVCVKPTNTGLLLHYQSHKDNRYKRSLITTMLDRAYRISSDWSYFSQGCVRLETVFLNLKYPRHLFYVAVKQFVDSKVAGQQHIPSTDTTTHPIRIIIPFKDQVSA
- the LOC138035551 gene encoding uncharacterized protein, with amino-acid sequence MWALETIGIKEPSSGVYQECRDSISFDGQPYSVKLPWKEGHPDFPTNYTKSLRHLKNQVARLQREPEILAEYAVIIEEQLHTGVIERVVELEAAPKLHYLTLPAVVRKEATTMKNRVALLGDIQKAFLKKENPQDISKIVVYRFCCVVFGLNASPFLLNATLAHHISNFITVDPKFVKKLIDSFYLDDFVGGRTSSSEVANLHSKTVNRMADGGFKLRKWLTNDSSVRERIKKDLIDDVKRDPVSAENVTCTVISRPEDLKLQPKGTGSVVEF